The following are encoded in a window of Drosophila simulans strain w501 chromosome 3L, Prin_Dsim_3.1, whole genome shotgun sequence genomic DNA:
- the LOC6736609 gene encoding eukaryotic translation initiation factor eIF1, with the protein MSIQNLNTRDPFADAIKGNDDDIQDGLVHIRIQQRNGRKTLTTVQGLSAEYDLKKIVRSCKKEFACNGTVIEHPEYGEVLQLQGDQRENICQWLTKVGLAKPDQLKVHGF; encoded by the exons ATGTCCATCCAGAATTTAAACACTCGTG ACCCCTTTGCTGATGCAATCAAGggcaatgatgatgatatTCAAGACGGGCTAGTGCATATAAGAATCCAGCAGAGGAACGGTCGCAAGACGCTAACCACTGTCCAGGGCCTGTCCGCGGAGTATGACTTGAAGAAGATAGTCCGCTCCTGCAAGAAG GAATTCGCATGCAATGGCACTGTAATCGAGCACCCAGAGTATGGTGAGGTTCTGCAGCTCCAGGGCGATCAGCGTGAGAACATCTGCCAATGGTTGACGAAGGTGGGACTAGCTAAGCCGGATCAGCTGAAGGTGCACGGCTTCTAA
- the LOC6736603 gene encoding 60S ribosomal protein L28 isoform X2, translated as MATSSHLNWLIIRNNNAFLLKKRDVKKPFSTEPNNLASVSSYRYSGIVHKKTLGVVPAADKKGFTAVLKKGKYAHRPAKNTVRVDFKAGPRRSLKKLKNLLIGSKYRKDLTQAALRRASAVLRSQKPAPVKGKKAEFAKGKKPE; from the exons ATGGCAACCTCTTCGCACCTCAATTGGTTGATCATTCGCAACAACAACGCCTTCTTGTTGAAGAAGCGCGATGTGAAGAAGCCCTTCAGCACA GAGCCAAACAACTTGGCCAGCGTGAGCTCGTACCGCTACAGCGGCATCGTGCACAAGAAGACCCTGGGAGTCGTGCCAGCCGCCGACAAGAAGGGCTTCACCGCCGTGCTGAAGAAGGGCAAGTATGCCCATCGCCCCGCCAAGAACACCGTGCGTGTTGACTTCAAGGCCGGTCCCCGCCGTTCCCTGAAGAAGCTGAAGAACCTGCTTATCGGCTCCAAGTACCGCAAGGACCTGACACAG GCTGCCCTCCGCCGCGCTTCCGCTGTCCTGCGCTCCCAGAAGCCCGCCCCCGTCAAGGGAAAGAAGGCCGAGTTCGCTAAGGGAAAGAAGCCCGAATAA
- the LOC27206276 gene encoding putative neutral sphingomyelinase, whose product MLLLELNILTLNIWGIPYVSSDRRPRIDAICKELASGKYDIVSLQEVWAQQDSELLQKGTEAVLPHSHYFHSGVMGAGLLVLSKYPILGTLFHAWSVNGYFHRIQHADWFGGKGVGLCRILVGGQMVHLYNAHLHAEYDNANDEYKTHRVIQAFDTAQFIEATRGNSALQILAGDLNAQPQDISYKVLLYTSKMLDSCDSDSFRTNECEHNSYTSKQARERNPLGIRIDHIFVRGGDHVNAEIAEYKLPFPERVPGEKFSFSDHEAVMAKLKLFKLEPRSEEPVATIEVNCLVEDGESCSVRELGAGDALTGDDDQSSQHQPEIQCNGSSTSIQSMPAARTAALLEALALCDASLLQLNTDRILYYSAATFLFVLLVLLVEFTAPVGMRTIFLLLKFIVFGVILFCVFMASIWNYMERNGVLQGKKSMEVMLHHAQKYEYFY is encoded by the exons atgttgctgctggagctgaaCATTCTGACCCTGAATATATG GGGCATTCCGTATGTGTCGAGTGATCGTAGACCCCGCATCGATGCCATCTGCAAGGAGCTGGCTAGCGGGAAGTATGACATCGTGTCCCTGCAGGAGGTGTGGGCGCAACAAGACAGCGAGCTACTCCAGAAGGGCACGGAGGCGGTCCTGCCCCATAGCCACTACTTTCACAGCGGCGTGATGGGCGCCGGTCTGCTGGTGCTGTCCAAGTACCCCATCCTGGGCACTCTGTTTCACGCGTGGTCCGTGAATGGCTACTTCCATCGTATTCAGCATGCCGATTGGTTCGGCGGCAAAGGTGTGGGCCTGTGCCGCATACTCGTCGGCGGGCAGATGGTGCACCTGTATAATGCCCACCTGCACGCGGAGTACGACAATGCCAACGACGAGTACAAGACACATCGCGTCATTCAGGCCTTCGATACTGCTCAATTCATTGAGGCCACCAGGGGGAACTCTGCGCTGCAGATACTGGCTGGCGACCTGAATGCCCAGCCACAGGACATCTCTTACAAGGTGCTGCTCTATACCTCCAAGATGCTCGACAGCTGCGACTCGGACTCTTTTCGGACCAACGAATGTGAACACAACTCATACACATCTAAGCAAGCACGGGAGAGAAACCCTCTTGGCATCCGCATCGATCACATCTTTGTGCGTGGTGGCGACCATGTGAATGCTGAGATAGCCGAATACAAACTGCCTTTTCCGGAGCGAGTACCCGGCGAGAAATTTAGCTTCTCCGACCACGAGGCGGTGATGGCCAAGCTAAAGTTATTCAAGTTGGAACCTAGAAGTGAGGAGCCAGTGGCAACGATCGAGGTGAACTGCCTGGTAGAGGATGGTGAAAGCTGTTCCGTGAGGGAACTAGGAGCAGGCGATGCTTTGACAGGAGACGACGATCAGTCATCCCAACACCAGCCGGAGATCCAATGCAATGGAAGCTCCACATCCATTCAATCCATGCCCGCCGCTAGAACTGCTGCCCTTCTTGAAGCTCTGGCGTTGTGCGATGCTTCCCTGCTGCAGTTAAACACTGATCGAATACTGTACTACAGCGCCGCCACCTTCCTGTTCGTCCTCCTGGTCCTGCTGGTGGAGTTCACCGCCCCCGTGGGCATGCGCACTATCTTTCTGCTGCTCAAGTTCATCGTGTTTGGCGTGATCCTGTTCTGCGTCTTCATGGCCTCCATCTGGAACTACATGGAACGAAATGGGGTCCTGCAGGGCAAGAAGTCGATGGAGGTGATGCTGCACCACGCCCAGAAGTACGAGTACTTCTACTGA
- the LOC6736603 gene encoding 60S ribosomal protein L28 isoform X1: protein MHIDSCPANSPNTECNPVFSASAANFALCRAAIFLSFLYFNEKRREMATSSHLNWLIIRNNNAFLLKKRDVKKPFSTEPNNLASVSSYRYSGIVHKKTLGVVPAADKKGFTAVLKKGKYAHRPAKNTVRVDFKAGPRRSLKKLKNLLIGSKYRKDLTQAALRRASAVLRSQKPAPVKGKKAEFAKGKKPE from the exons ATGCATATCGATAGTTGCCCTGCCAACTCGCCCAACACTGAATGCAACCCAGTGTTTTCGGCAAGCGCAGCCAACTTCGCGCTATGTCGGGCTGCCATATTTCTTTCCTTCTTGTATTTCAACGAGAAAAG ACGTGAGATGGCAACCTCTTCGCACCTCAATTGGTTGATCATTCGCAACAACAACGCCTTCTTGTTGAAGAAGCGCGATGTGAAGAAGCCCTTCAGCACA GAGCCAAACAACTTGGCCAGCGTGAGCTCGTACCGCTACAGCGGCATCGTGCACAAGAAGACCCTGGGAGTCGTGCCAGCCGCCGACAAGAAGGGCTTCACCGCCGTGCTGAAGAAGGGCAAGTATGCCCATCGCCCCGCCAAGAACACCGTGCGTGTTGACTTCAAGGCCGGTCCCCGCCGTTCCCTGAAGAAGCTGAAGAACCTGCTTATCGGCTCCAAGTACCGCAAGGACCTGACACAG GCTGCCCTCCGCCGCGCTTCCGCTGTCCTGCGCTCCCAGAAGCCCGCCCCCGTCAAGGGAAAGAAGGCCGAGTTCGCTAAGGGAAAGAAGCCCGAATAA